In the genome of Populus nigra chromosome 19, ddPopNigr1.1, whole genome shotgun sequence, the window GTTGCTTCCTTTGGTTCCCTCTCACATGGAATGAGAATTCAGGAGGGAAAAATCAGTTATactctgaataaaaaaaaaaatcgaaattcATTGCTTTATACAAGTCTATAATACTTGGCATGAACATGGGAGAGgtttttgttcatgttttacgtgcaaacaaaaattaaagctaGGGAATTATGTAGCTGTTTTCCTCACTGCCAGTTATGATGTAGCTTTTATAGTAAGCACCATATCTTGCCTGGACTTGAAGCTTGGAATCGATATAATATCCAATGGCCAAAAGCCGACAGTGTCAGCATCAGGGAACTCAATGATCACAAATGACAGTTCCATTCTTAACTTGGCACCCTGTCTGTTCTAGAGCATATTCAAAGAAACCACCTCCATGAATATTCGAATCTATACATGGTGGGGCAAATTGAATGATGACGTCTCTCAATGTCAGCAAACCTGCTGGCTGCTGTGCATCATTTACTAGAAAGCAAAAACAGCCTTTGGTCTCCGCCAAGTCCTTCATGGCTTGCTTGAGAGTGTTGCTCTTTTTGGTAGTAACTGGCGAGTCCATTTTCGGAAGGAAGTTGTTTCTTAATTGAAGAGCTCCGGCTGCGAATAGTGCCCCCAGGTCCCTTTCAAAGGTGCCATCAGAGTTTTCCTTTGCAGTTTCTGTGTGAATGAACTCCCCAGCAGTTAGCCTCCTGCGAGTATTTAAAACACGTCACTTTTTGGGGGTCATGAACAGTAAAGGTTGAAGAAATGGTCCTCCAAACCTACTTTCTGTCACCAAGTATTTCGTTATTCTCTAACAAAAGATAAACATCACTGTTCCTTATGCAACCGATAACCTTCTTATTTTCACGATTCACAACAGCAACTACGCCAATTCGGCTTTCTCGCAAAATATGAAGAGCTTCTGCCAAGCTACGATCTCCGTATACAAGATCAACACGCTCTTCGTTTTCAAAACTGTGCAAGGAAAAAGAAGGGTGAACAAGCTGCTTAATGGCTTACAGCTCCAAACAAAAAATGAGCTGAAACATTAATTATCGAGTATTGTTTTTGGTCAGGTGTACCGAAACTCAGATAAAGCCTTGTCTGCAATGCTATCAAACCATTCTAGCCCACTTGATTGAAGCAACAACTGTATCACTGCATTCTAACAAAAGCATCACAAATTATTTACCAGCATAACAAAAGATCTGAAATGTTCACAATTACTTATCCTCCTTGTTTTCAATCGATCAAAACCAGGTTAGCTTTCAACAACTATAGAACAGCAATGGTAAAATCTCCAAAGATTTGAATCAGATTATGGCACACACAACATTAAGAAAGAACAAGTTGCAGCCAGGTAAGTACCTGTGTTACAAAACCAATACCCTGAAAGTTGGACCTCTCTATGACAGGCACAACTTGCAGCCGGTGGTGGTTGGAGAGAAGCAGCAGAACGTGAAATAGTGTGTCATCCAAGTGTACAGGGAAAAATGGATCCCAAAGGTATGACTTGGCTAACTCCCCAACCTGATAAGACAGCACAAAACATAACCATTTTCTATCCATTTAAACTTAACATAAGCCAAGTACATTGACCATTTGAATGCATAAAAAACTACTGTAAACACCTTGTTAAAGCCTTCATTGTATCATAAGAAAAGGATACCTTAGTTTGTCCAATTTGAGGATTATCTTCAAGCATGGTGAACATGCTACTTTTTCCATTCTCATCACCGTCAGTCCCTCTGGTTTGCATATAAGCCTTTTCACATTCCTTTAAATTTCAAAGACCAATTAATATGGACATTAAGTGAAAAAACTGCAAAATTTGCATTTGTTCAGACGGTGAAGGTCTCAAGTTATACCTCAAGAGCCCAAAGAACCATGCCAGCTAAATCTATGTACCCCACATACTGATCCGAAAACCTTCCAATAGTGGTATCAGGATCTACAACATCAGCTATAGGAGCACCAGACACATTCTTCTCATACAACAAATGTATCGCATCTTTTACTCTATCCTCAATTTTCAACTCCACAACTAAAAAAGAGCACACACAACACAGATCATCAGACATtcaatttaaaactattatCAAAACTAACCATATTGAGAGGGAGCAGAAGATTTCGAGCACCAGGAGAACTTTTTATGCCAGGGATAGAACTAATGGGGATGTGATCAAGAAACATTTGAAGGGCACTGCCAGAATCAATTTGGTGCTGTTTTTGATCAGCCATGAAGTTGGAAACTAGATTCTCCTTTTTATCCACCAAGCTAAAACCTTCTGGCTGCTTCATTACATCCTCCAATTTCTTAAAGTCCATCATCTTTGATTCTTGCATTGTTAGATTGATTTCACCGTTCTCTTTTCCCTCTGTCAATGcttctgtttctgtttctaTATCTTTATGTTCCATGCATATTTAACACGTTGCATTGAAAAGAAGCTCCCAGGTGTCACTTAAGGAAATTCTTGCAACCCCTGAATTGCCACATAGCAACTCAAGGACTCGGTATTTAAGGGGTTCTTGACCACACTGTTCGAGGGCAAAACACGACAACAACATTGTTTGGTGTGGCATAATGTTAGATTGATTTACCCTAAGGGTTGTAAATCTCTTTCTACAGTGAATATAAACATGAAGAAGGTGCatcaattatcatttttttttaatatagcaaCGTAGTCTGAGTGTAAAATGATCTATTTAAGATGAGTTAGAGACTTAATTTCCTTATGTAAAAGTTTAAGCTTTAATTTAGATGTAgatgatgtaaaaaaaacaataagaagatGGCAGCAGcctcttttaatttgatgtgaAGCACAGAAAAGATCCAACATTGCAATTCATTGCTACACTATCTTCCATGAGATCTAATGTCTAAGCTATTCAAATATAGATGGTAAATGTAAGTTTTATTGCAAGCATTTCAAAGGCTCATTTCATTATATCTgacaaaatacaatttttttatactctTATAAATACTAGCACGAAGTTGACCCAAAGCAGCTAACTAGTTAGCTCTTTGATTTCTTTAGGAACTTATATCAGATCGTAACTTGGGCTCTATTTTTACAAGCAAGGAGGTATCTTGCAATTTACGTAGGATAAAGTAGGTGCAGCTTGCTTGCTTCTTCTTTCGTGTCCAGAATGCTGCATCGGATTCTTCAACAGGCACTCAAAAGTGCTTCAAAATGTTCGTCTCAACACCACCTTGAAATCAAGTCCTTGATAAATAGTTGAGATCCATCATCTATTTAGATAACTGTGCCATCCTCTATTGTTGCCTTCTCCGATATGATGGTGATTCCAGACCGAATGTAGAATCCTTCTTCTTCCCTATCTGCTTCTTGCACACCCTGCAAAACCAAAGCATTGAGATATATGCTTGCAGAAGTTTTCATGAGAGTCCTATTGAGGACTACATATAGGGGCATGGTTCGCAGAGAGGTTACTTACGTCTTTATTCATGATGATAACATCTTTCCCTATCTTCACATTTTTGTCAATTATACAATTCCTTCAGAGAAAAACCATAAACTTTTTGTCAGAAATCACCATTTCTATACCCTTGTAGTCTtattaaagaaggaaaaaaaaaggagggggagCGGATGGCATCCATATATTTCGTTTTAAGTTCATTTTCCTTTCCAATACTGGGTCCAGTACCTGATTTTTGTGTTCCTTCCTACACCAATTGGGACTTCACCCTCTGCCAGAAGAGAGGCAATTTCAACTTCAGTTTGGTAGCAGTCTGCCCCAAGCATCACGGTATCCTGAATACGAACAAAAGAGAGTAATTATTACTCGCTCACGTAtccagaaaagaaaatataaagaatggAGAAAACGCCGATGGGTCACCTTTAACTCAACACCATAATCTAAACGTGAGCGTTCGCCGACCACAGAATGTTGGACAGTGCATTCTCTCAAGAAACATCCATGGGAGATTATTGCATTGACAATCTGAAAAATCCGACTAAAACATCATACGGGATGTAATTCATTAAATCCACAAAATAGATCCCAAAGTATACCAGCATACCCGGCATTTGTCAAATTTGGTCGGTGGTGAGAATCGAGGAGATGTGTAGAAGGGTGTCTTTGGGTCATAAAACTCAAACTTCGGAGGCTGCagaaaatatatagtccatGAAAAACATGATTCTTGTCTCGGtgaaaagaaattcaaacatACATACTTGAAATGATATGGAATGCTAATTACAAATTGCTAAAGCATGGAAATCCTGATGGCTATATTGCATCAGAAGTCAGAACTCTCTGTGAGGCAGTCATGCTTCACAAACCTTCTCATCTTATATGATTACAATAGCATGTTTCACAAAAGATTAAGAGAGAAGGTGCCCAAATTCATTGAAAGATAGAAAAAgtagcaggaaaaaaaatattcttcagGTGACATTAGCTGCTACATTTCTATACCCTTTCGATTTACATGATCAGTATGAGATGCCATAATCGGAAAACTAACCTCTTCAGCGAGGGCCAAGTTAGCTTCATAGAATGACTTTATGGTTCCTATATCCTCCCAGTAGTCTTTGAAAATATATGCCTGCAAAGCAAGGTTATATCAGCACTATAATATATTCTAGAGGACACATACTTGGTCTAGACAGTAAAACGAGCCGAATATGAAGAAGCAAATAGCTCAAATTTTTAGTTCTTCCTCGTAAGCTCGGTTATTCTTCCGATACACTATGGTAGAAAAAATAAGCAAGGTGGATGGAAGGCTTTGCACCAGGCTGAAAAATTATCCTTCTACCAGAACAGAGAgaacattttaatatttctctTACTTGGACATTGTGCTCCATTACAGCTGCAGGAATGATCTCGGATCCAAAGTCATTTGCTGTGGGATACCTCCACCTCAgaagtttcaataaaatatcTGTTTTAAACACATAGACCCCCATTGATGCAATATAGGGAGACTTCATGGCGTCTTGCGGAGACAACCCTAGACGAGTAGTATCTACTCGCTGcatcaaacaaccaaaatataTTAGCAAGAAAAACTAATTCCTCTAGTAACTTTACTGTGCACACAGAatcagattattattttttgtaattgtaaacttacaaaattacccttaaaaaaacattcaactaGGCATTGAGGGTAAGATTATCTTTTTACCATGACTGTCAAATTTGTCATTTCCCAATTTTTTAACAGAAAAATCATTACTCaccttgaaataaaataatgtaaagaTTTTAGCTTAGAAGTGTTTTTATCCTTTCATTTCTATTGAAATAGTGTAACTATTGgagacaaaaacaattaattctctcaaaagaagtttttttttttttgtcatacaTTGGTTTGTTATAGATTTGAAGATTGTTTAAAGACATTATTGTAATTATCGTatagtaaatattattaaaaaaaaaccttcagtGTTCATGCGATGTCTATGCGATGTCTACGGGGATGTTTGGTCACCAAAAATCACCATCTAAAGTGGTGTTTGGAAGATCTCGACAAATCTAGTTTGTAACTAAAATTCAAGTCATTCAAAATGATCTGGATCCTTTTATCACTAGAGCATTAAGTAACTACGTAAGGAAACCAGATGATCAGAATTTCAGATCCTATATAGAAATTAGGATGTTGTAGCAGTCTTAAGGCAAATGCTAGAGATTTAGATTTTTCTGATCCTACATTTGAAAGAAGATGAAGCCGGGTGTCATTTTGCTTTGTTCTTCATTATCTTGTGTTACTTATTTTTGAAAAGTATAAGAAGGGCATGCATGTGGATGTAGATTCAAAGGATGCTATTACAAAAGTAGGtctaaaaatatgaattttgaaATTCTCACCATTTCTCTCAATTCAGAGCCTTTAGGCTTTTCAGCGAATTGGAAAACTTGGCCCCTGCCGTCTATCTTCACCAGTCCATAATCTGATGCCCGGCTACAAAGTAATCAAGACGAAATGTTATAGGAAAAAAGTTTTCCTTAGAACAAAGAAACCACGAAAAAATATCACTTGAAGCACAGCTAAAGACTCAACAGACCTCTCGCCCACAGCAGCAcatgaaattgtaaaatcagCATTGCTATCAATATGATGCTGTTGATTCAGAGCAAACAGGTAAGCCagagtttaaaaaaaagttaaatatattcaaAGTCCATGTCATTAGAGGAATAATGGCGTACTTGCACGAAGTCCATGTAATCCATTCGGTAAAGGTGATCTCCAGATAAGACAAGTATATTCTCAA includes:
- the LOC133679953 gene encoding SNF1-related protein kinase regulatory subunit gamma-1-like, with protein sequence MDFKKLEDVMKQPEGFSLVDKKENLVSNFMADQKQHQIDSGSALQMFLDHIPISSIPGIKSSPVVELKIEDRVKDAIHLLYEKNVSGAPIADVVDPDTTIGRFSDQYVGYIDLAGMVLWALEECEKAYMQTRGTDGDENGKSSMFTMLEDNPQIGQTKVGELAKSYLWDPFFPVHLDDTLFHVLLLLSNHHRLQVVPVIERSNFQGIGFVTQNAVIQLLLQSSGLEWFDSIADKALSEFRFENEERVDLVYGDRSLAEALHILRESRIGVVAVVNRENKKVIGCIRNSDVYLLLENNEILGDRKRLTAGEFIHTETAKENSDGTFERDLGALFAAGALQLRNNFLPKMDSPVTTKKSNTLKQAMKDLAETKGCFCFLVNDAQQPAGLLTLRDVIIQFAPPCIDSNIHGGGFFEYALEQTGCQVKNGTVICDH
- the LOC133679532 gene encoding glucose-1-phosphate adenylyltransferase large subunit 1-like: MDFCCATLKANTHVAKASKGGFNNGDKEFWGERIRGSFNNSVWVNQLAKSLKVDKSVNKFKPGVAFSVLTSSNGRETVTLQPPRFERRKADPKNVASIILGGGAGTQLFPLTRRAATPAVPLGGCYRLIDIPMSNCINSGINKIFVLTQFNSASLNRHLARTYFGNGIIFGDGFVEVLAATQTPGEAGMKWFQGTADAVRQFTWVFEDAKNRNIENILVLSGDHLYRMDYMDFVQHHIDSNADFTISCAAVGESRASDYGLVKIDGRGQVFQFAEKPKGSELREMRVDTTRLGLSPQDAMKSPYIASMGVYVFKTDILLKLLRWRYPTANDFGSEIIPAAVMEHNVQAYIFKDYWEDIGTIKSFYEANLALAEEPPKFEFYDPKTPFYTSPRFSPPTKFDKCRIVNAIISHGCFLRECTVQHSVVGERSRLDYGVELKDTVMLGADCYQTEVEIASLLAEGEVPIGVGRNTKIRNCIIDKNVKIGKDVIIMNKDGVQEADREEEGFYIRSGITIISEKATIEDGTVI